One region of Priestia megaterium genomic DNA includes:
- a CDS encoding DUF1033 family protein, with amino-acid sequence MTDKWRVHKIKSDCEPWLFLEGWEKDIIETIEFEKKEEALRYYAMMIYEFHQKYASVRSDELALFSFWNEGEKEFCEACDDDLQIFHGVLFAKNDEVYSLEEDEEGLKMLRTK; translated from the coding sequence ATGACAGATAAATGGAGAGTTCATAAAATAAAAAGTGATTGTGAACCTTGGCTTTTTTTAGAAGGCTGGGAAAAAGATATTATTGAAACCATTGAATTTGAAAAAAAAGAAGAAGCGCTTCGCTACTACGCGATGATGATTTATGAATTTCATCAAAAATACGCAAGCGTGCGAAGTGATGAACTAGCGCTCTTTAGCTTTTGGAACGAAGGCGAAAAGGAATTTTGTGAAGCCTGTGATGATGATCTTCAAATCTTCCACGGTGTTTTATTCGCTAAAAACGATGAAGTCTATTCATTAGAAGAAGATGAAGAAGGATTAAAAATGCTTCGTACTAAATAA
- a CDS encoding VC0807 family protein produces MNNTKRVWFDLLFYIAIPYLIWNQGKDIIGDYYAILLSTAPAFVYTIYTFIKDRQFNVTGLFIVITLLARTIIDLISGNAATMLNNQVYFMIGLAVVVLFTIVIKKPIGLYFFVDTAYLMGYKREDSLKLFHQPDLFKMMNWLTVLFAGRYVFLAIVKYVLIQKYGVEGYGNMIVFRQAVTWAFSILIAVYTYFIYKKIQDKTGMDNPMNPNVNE; encoded by the coding sequence ATGAACAATACAAAACGAGTATGGTTTGATTTACTTTTTTATATCGCTATTCCTTACCTAATATGGAATCAGGGAAAAGACATTATTGGTGATTACTATGCCATTTTGCTTTCAACAGCACCAGCGTTTGTGTATACCATTTATACATTTATTAAAGATCGCCAGTTTAACGTAACAGGATTGTTTATTGTCATTACGCTGCTGGCACGTACCATTATTGATTTAATTTCAGGAAACGCAGCGACGATGTTAAACAATCAAGTATACTTTATGATTGGACTGGCTGTAGTTGTCCTTTTTACCATTGTGATAAAAAAGCCAATTGGTTTGTACTTTTTTGTAGATACGGCGTACTTAATGGGCTATAAGCGAGAAGATTCTCTTAAGCTCTTCCACCAGCCTGATTTATTCAAAATGATGAACTGGCTTACAGTACTGTTCGCAGGTCGCTATGTATTTTTAGCAATTGTAAAATACGTATTGATTCAAAAGTACGGAGTAGAAGGGTACGGGAACATGATTGTATTCCGTCAAGCCGTTACGTGGGCATTCTCCATTTTAATTGCCGTCTACACGTATTTTATCTATAAAAAAATTCAAGATAAAACAGGGATGGATAATCCAATGAATCCAAATGTAAATGAATAA
- the ssuD gene encoding FMNH2-dependent alkanesulfonate monooxygenase: MNILWFFPTAGDGHYLGTTEGSRTSDIHYLKQIAHGLDYLGYDGALLPTGSNCEDSWVIASALASVTNRLKFLIALRPGIMSPTLSARMASTFDQISNGRLMLNIVTGGDPVEQATYGNYLSHDKRYELTDEFLTIWRDVMEGKKVDYKGEHLDVTGAYIPSPPVQKPYPPLYFGGSSPAGKEVGAKHADVYLLWGEPPAVIKTKIDEMKEKAANEGRDIRFGIRLHVIVRESEDEAWESADKLIKHVNDDTIKAFQDKFASFDSTAQKTQSSLHSGTKDRGALEIAPNLWAGIGLAREGAGTALVGSPEIVADRLKEYKELGIDTFILSGYPHLEEAYTFAELVFPHIQKERSKR; this comes from the coding sequence ATGAACATCTTATGGTTTTTCCCTACAGCAGGCGACGGACATTATCTAGGCACAACCGAAGGAAGTAGAACAAGTGATATTCACTACTTAAAGCAAATCGCACACGGGCTGGATTATCTAGGATATGACGGTGCTTTGTTGCCTACTGGTTCAAATTGTGAAGATTCGTGGGTGATTGCATCGGCACTTGCTTCCGTTACAAACCGACTGAAGTTTTTGATTGCACTTCGCCCGGGTATCATGTCTCCCACACTTTCAGCACGGATGGCTTCGACATTCGATCAAATATCAAACGGCCGACTTATGTTAAATATTGTGACGGGAGGAGATCCCGTGGAGCAAGCAACGTACGGTAACTATTTAAGCCATGATAAACGCTACGAGTTAACAGATGAATTTTTAACGATTTGGCGAGATGTAATGGAAGGAAAAAAAGTGGACTATAAAGGAGAACATCTTGATGTAACAGGTGCGTACATTCCGTCGCCTCCTGTCCAAAAACCGTATCCTCCGCTGTACTTTGGCGGGTCTTCTCCAGCGGGCAAAGAAGTAGGCGCAAAGCATGCAGATGTATATTTGTTATGGGGAGAACCTCCTGCAGTGATCAAGACGAAAATTGATGAGATGAAAGAAAAAGCTGCAAATGAAGGCAGGGACATTCGCTTTGGTATTCGACTGCACGTTATTGTAAGAGAATCGGAAGACGAAGCGTGGGAATCTGCAGATAAATTAATTAAACATGTTAATGATGATACGATCAAAGCGTTTCAAGATAAGTTTGCGTCATTTGACTCCACTGCCCAAAAAACACAGTCAAGTTTGCACAGCGGCACAAAAGATCGAGGTGCGCTGGAGATTGCTCCGAATCTATGGGCTGGAATCGGCTTAGCACGAGAAGGAGCTGGAACCGCTCTTGTTGGAAGTCCTGAAATTGTAGCGGATCGTTTAAAAGAGTACAAAGAGCTAGGAATTGATACGTTTATTTTATCAGGATACCCGCATCTAGAAGAAGCATATACGTTTGCTGAGCTAGTATTTCCACATATTCAAAAAGAACGAAGCAAGAGATAA
- a CDS encoding FAD-binding oxidoreductase — protein sequence MSTLELPGHLKSILSHPSTLEEQHMNHFLGNNGSVHVKPTSEQEIAAVLRYAAEHGKKVVIEGNGTKKGFGGLIDTADLLLSLTEYSGIVEHTVGDMTVTVKAGTPFGELQTYLKTYNQQVSLDPALGDYATIGGVIAANESGPKRLSYGSARDAVIGMRVVYSDGTIVRSGGKVVKNVAGYDMNKLFIGSMGTLGVISEITLKLRPLPKYQSVLFLSFSTGNIEEIHAFVSKVLDSMIEPVSLELLNPSLAEDVIGQHLFTLVISFEDVESSVHYQENYIKSIQPSDTILKVLHEKEAEVFWGFFSNISPNGACCSSEEETEATLKVGVPNMNVLDVINKSTALKTSLPMLVKAHGGVGHGLCSVYIKGSEEAILSVITSFTETAKTYGGYVVVKHLPFILRQKVNVWGEKPSHFPLLAGIKAKVDAKNVLNYKRFIGGI from the coding sequence TTGAGTACGTTAGAACTTCCAGGTCATTTAAAATCCATTTTATCTCATCCTTCCACACTTGAAGAACAGCATATGAATCACTTCCTTGGAAATAACGGGTCCGTGCATGTTAAGCCAACTTCAGAACAAGAAATAGCAGCCGTTTTAAGGTATGCGGCGGAACACGGAAAAAAAGTCGTCATTGAAGGGAACGGTACCAAAAAAGGCTTTGGCGGGCTTATAGACACAGCAGATCTTTTGCTTTCGCTGACTGAATACAGCGGAATTGTTGAACATACAGTAGGCGATATGACGGTTACTGTAAAAGCTGGTACGCCGTTTGGAGAGCTGCAAACGTATTTAAAAACGTACAATCAGCAAGTTTCACTTGATCCAGCTCTAGGAGACTACGCTACAATCGGCGGAGTTATTGCAGCGAATGAAAGTGGCCCAAAGCGCTTGTCTTATGGATCAGCTCGAGATGCAGTAATCGGTATGAGAGTCGTATATTCAGATGGAACCATTGTTCGTTCAGGGGGAAAAGTCGTCAAGAACGTGGCTGGCTATGATATGAATAAGCTGTTTATTGGTTCAATGGGAACGCTCGGCGTTATATCCGAAATAACGTTAAAGCTGCGTCCGCTGCCCAAGTATCAAAGCGTTCTTTTTCTTTCTTTTTCAACAGGCAATATCGAAGAAATTCATGCGTTTGTTAGCAAAGTCTTAGACTCCATGATAGAGCCCGTTTCCTTGGAATTATTAAATCCTTCTCTAGCTGAAGATGTAATAGGGCAGCATCTGTTTACGCTTGTAATCAGCTTTGAAGATGTGGAAAGTTCCGTTCATTATCAAGAGAATTACATCAAAAGCATTCAGCCGTCTGATACGATTTTAAAAGTGCTTCATGAAAAAGAAGCCGAAGTATTTTGGGGATTTTTTAGTAACATTAGTCCAAATGGTGCATGCTGTTCTTCCGAAGAGGAAACGGAAGCCACTTTAAAAGTCGGTGTACCAAATATGAATGTACTTGACGTGATAAACAAAAGTACTGCTTTAAAAACATCCCTTCCAATGCTGGTAAAAGCACATGGAGGAGTTGGACACGGTCTTTGCTCAGTCTACATAAAGGGCTCAGAAGAAGCCATTCTTTCCGTTATCACTTCATTTACTGAAACGGCTAAAACGTACGGAGGATATGTGGTCGTTAAACATTTGCCTTTTATACTGCGTCAAAAAGTCAATGTATGGGGAGAAAAACCTTCTCATTTTCCGTTACTAGCAGGAATTAAAGCAAAGGTGGACGCTAAAAATGTGCTTAACTATAAACGATTTATAGGAGGAATCTAA
- a CDS encoding alpha/beta hydrolase, whose product MERYDVIQGAESFYYKGNDIGILVSHGFMGTPQSMEYIGKELAKKGFTVYGLRLTGHGTHYYDIEQTTYEEWKQDFLNGYQRLKQECRHVFILGQSMGGTLTFHTASQGLDLDGVIAINPAMTSIPSMEPYRSRHTPRYLKEDHPDIKDPNVHEITYDKVPVRSMRELLSLMDETKERLSYVTCPALVLTSTVDNVVPPENSAYILKHIQSAEKRQHMLRNSYHVASMDFDKDTIVAQTAQFVQATVAKKKVHERIF is encoded by the coding sequence ATGGAACGTTATGACGTAATTCAAGGCGCAGAATCTTTTTATTATAAAGGCAACGACATTGGTATACTTGTTTCTCATGGATTTATGGGGACTCCTCAAAGTATGGAATATATCGGAAAAGAATTAGCTAAAAAAGGTTTTACTGTGTACGGTTTGCGACTAACGGGACATGGTACTCACTACTATGATATTGAACAAACAACGTACGAGGAATGGAAGCAAGACTTTTTAAATGGGTATCAGCGTTTGAAGCAAGAATGCCGTCATGTATTTATCTTAGGTCAGTCCATGGGAGGCACTCTCACCTTTCATACAGCAAGCCAAGGATTAGATCTTGACGGAGTTATTGCAATCAATCCGGCTATGACGTCCATTCCTTCAATGGAGCCTTACCGCTCTCGTCATACGCCTCGTTATTTAAAAGAAGACCATCCTGATATTAAGGATCCAAACGTACATGAAATTACGTACGACAAAGTACCAGTGCGCTCTATGCGTGAGCTGCTTTCTTTAATGGACGAAACAAAAGAACGCTTATCTTATGTAACATGCCCGGCTTTAGTACTAACATCAACCGTTGATAACGTAGTACCGCCTGAGAATTCAGCTTATATCTTAAAGCATATTCAATCAGCAGAAAAAAGACAGCACATGCTTCGAAACTCTTACCATGTTGCGTCGATGGATTTTGATAAAGACACAATTGTTGCACAAACGGCACAGTTTGTACAAGCAACAGTTGCCAAAAAAAAAGTGCATGAGCGAATTTTTTAA
- a CDS encoding YiaA/YiaB family inner membrane protein, translating into MKKRNTAAFTFLAWTAFITALLAMFIGIYTLDASLPVKGYYAVGTLYLTMSAFVLQKTIRDNEEDTAHERKYDKAEEEL; encoded by the coding sequence ATGAAAAAGCGTAATACAGCAGCTTTTACATTTTTAGCATGGACAGCTTTTATTACAGCACTATTAGCTATGTTTATAGGAATTTATACCTTAGATGCATCATTACCGGTAAAAGGTTATTATGCTGTTGGAACATTATACTTAACGATGTCCGCTTTTGTGCTCCAAAAAACCATTCGTGATAACGAAGAAGATACGGCGCACGAACGCAAATATGACAAAGCAGAAGAAGAATTGTAG
- a CDS encoding L-lactate permease, translating into MTWTQQFTPVGNSVIWSSLIALIPILYFFWALAIKRMKGYMAGITTLLVALAVAMLAYKMPASMAFMSASQGAVYGILPIGWIIITSVFLYKLTVKTGQFDIIRTSVVSITEDRRLQALLVAFSFGAFLEGAAGFGAPVAISAALLVGLGFNPLYAAGLCLLANTAPVAFGAIGIPITAMEGPTGVAAMEISKMVGRQLPFISVFIPLYLVFVMAGFKKTVEVLPAILVSGVSFALTQFVSSNFLGPELPDILSALVSLFALAIFLKFWKPKTTFRFQSEKAAHEVASASAEPRETQGQPAFTGAQIAKAWSPFLILTIFISIWGIPQIKTALTGHYEGANAFLSAINSVGHYLTFMPEVPWLNNLILNGNGELIAAVYKLELLGAAGTAILLSAVVTKFIVNISWKDWFITFNETCKELALPLLTIMSVVAFAYVTNASGMSTTLGLLLAKTGALFPFFSPVLGWLGVFITGSDTSANLLFGNLQKITATSIGMDPLLALAANSSGGVTGKMISPQSIAVACAAVGLAGKESDLLRFTVKHSLFLLLIVCLLTFLQSNVLSWMIP; encoded by the coding sequence ATGACATGGACACAGCAGTTCACTCCTGTAGGAAACAGCGTCATTTGGTCTTCATTAATCGCTTTGATTCCTATTCTTTACTTCTTTTGGGCTCTGGCTATTAAACGAATGAAAGGTTATATGGCTGGGATTACAACCTTACTGGTCGCACTTGCCGTTGCGATGCTTGCCTATAAAATGCCGGCTAGCATGGCTTTTATGTCAGCTAGTCAAGGAGCCGTATACGGTATACTGCCGATTGGATGGATTATCATTACGTCCGTTTTTCTTTACAAACTAACCGTCAAAACCGGTCAGTTTGATATTATTCGTACCTCTGTCGTATCTATTACAGAAGATCGCAGACTTCAAGCTTTGTTAGTTGCTTTTTCGTTTGGGGCTTTTCTTGAAGGTGCCGCTGGTTTTGGTGCACCTGTTGCGATTTCAGCAGCTTTGCTTGTAGGACTAGGTTTTAATCCGCTGTATGCCGCTGGCTTATGTTTATTAGCAAACACAGCACCCGTTGCTTTTGGTGCAATCGGTATTCCTATCACGGCTATGGAGGGTCCTACTGGAGTAGCGGCAATGGAAATCTCTAAAATGGTAGGCCGCCAGCTTCCTTTTATTTCTGTATTTATTCCGCTATATTTGGTTTTTGTAATGGCTGGATTTAAGAAAACAGTAGAAGTACTCCCTGCTATTTTAGTATCCGGCGTCTCTTTTGCTCTTACACAGTTTGTCAGCTCTAACTTTTTAGGACCTGAACTTCCCGATATTTTATCGGCACTCGTTTCACTTTTTGCGCTCGCTATTTTCTTAAAATTCTGGAAACCGAAAACAACGTTTCGCTTTCAATCTGAAAAAGCAGCACATGAAGTAGCTTCCGCTTCGGCTGAGCCAAGAGAAACTCAAGGTCAGCCCGCATTCACGGGGGCTCAAATTGCAAAGGCGTGGTCACCTTTTTTAATTTTAACGATCTTTATTTCTATATGGGGAATCCCTCAAATTAAAACCGCTTTGACGGGTCACTATGAAGGAGCTAACGCTTTTTTGAGCGCTATCAATTCCGTCGGACATTATTTAACGTTTATGCCAGAAGTACCTTGGTTAAATAATTTAATTTTAAATGGAAATGGAGAACTAATTGCTGCAGTGTATAAGTTAGAATTACTAGGCGCTGCGGGCACAGCTATCCTGTTGTCTGCTGTTGTCACAAAATTTATCGTCAACATCTCTTGGAAAGACTGGTTTATTACGTTTAACGAGACGTGCAAAGAATTAGCGCTGCCGCTTCTTACCATTATGTCCGTAGTTGCATTTGCTTACGTGACAAATGCTTCTGGAATGAGTACAACCTTAGGTCTGCTTTTAGCTAAAACAGGCGCGTTATTTCCCTTTTTCTCTCCTGTACTCGGCTGGCTTGGTGTTTTTATTACAGGATCAGATACATCAGCCAACTTATTGTTCGGCAACTTGCAAAAAATCACGGCTACGTCTATTGGAATGGATCCACTTCTTGCGCTTGCAGCAAACTCTTCGGGCGGAGTAACCGGTAAAATGATTTCACCGCAGTCCATCGCCGTCGCCTGTGCTGCGGTTGGGCTGGCAGGAAAAGAATCCGATTTGCTTCGTTTTACGGTGAAGCACAGCTTATTTTTACTGCTGATTGTCTGCCTACTAACATTTTTACAATCCAATGTATTATCGTGGATGATTCCTTAA
- a CDS encoding ABC transporter permease → MNIFGVLFKKELHELFANGKAIWLPISLILLGITQPLTNYYMPQIINMAGNLPKGAIIQLPTPTGQEVLQGVLSQYSTIGILLIVLASMNMISNERQNHAAVLVMMRPVSVIQYIMSKWAAQIVLVIGSMFISYIAAWYYTNLLFSHVDWTHMIVSFLLYSLWLIFILSVLVAAGTFLLQSGGIAGVSILIIASLSFLSTLFTNQLKWSPAALSQYASRILEQLHWSQSVTYTVVVTLVSCFLLLIAAVYRYKKVEYV, encoded by the coding sequence ATGAATATATTTGGAGTCTTATTTAAAAAGGAGCTGCATGAATTATTTGCGAACGGCAAAGCAATTTGGCTGCCCATCTCTCTAATTTTGCTAGGCATCACACAGCCTTTAACGAATTATTATATGCCACAAATCATTAACATGGCAGGAAATTTGCCAAAAGGAGCCATTATTCAACTTCCTACGCCCACCGGTCAAGAAGTATTGCAAGGTGTCCTTTCACAATATAGCACAATAGGAATCTTATTGATTGTACTAGCAAGCATGAATATGATTTCAAATGAACGACAAAATCATGCGGCTGTACTTGTTATGATGAGACCGGTGAGCGTCATTCAATACATTATGAGTAAATGGGCTGCGCAAATCGTACTGGTTATTGGCTCAATGTTTATAAGCTATATAGCAGCGTGGTATTATACAAACCTTTTATTTTCACATGTGGATTGGACTCATATGATAGTTAGCTTTCTTTTATACAGCCTGTGGCTGATTTTTATCTTGTCCGTGCTAGTGGCAGCTGGAACCTTTCTTTTACAAAGCGGAGGAATTGCTGGAGTAAGCATTTTGATTATTGCGTCACTTTCATTTTTAAGTACTTTGTTTACGAATCAATTAAAGTGGAGTCCTGCGGCGCTGTCACAATACGCCAGTCGTATACTTGAACAATTGCACTGGTCACAAAGTGTCACCTATACCGTAGTTGTTACATTAGTGAGCTGTTTTCTTCTTTTAATTGCTGCTGTTTATAGATACAAAAAAGTAGAATATGTATAA
- a CDS encoding spore germination protein: MPIVINHVVIPNVTGGVVTFGDTYYVSPKSNSKTAQGSGSSNTGICVNTNSGLSNTNTLDPDGSDQNGFGNG, from the coding sequence ATGCCGATTGTTATTAATCATGTAGTGATTCCAAATGTTACAGGAGGAGTCGTTACATTTGGCGACACGTACTATGTTTCTCCAAAAAGTAACAGTAAAACTGCGCAAGGTTCAGGGTCTTCAAATACAGGAATTTGTGTAAATACAAATTCGGGACTTTCTAATACAAATACGCTCGATCCGGATGGTTCTGACCAAAACGGCTTCGGAAACGGATAA
- the sigY gene encoding RNA polymerase sigma factor SigY translates to MEQDDFILVQKALQGDDDAFSLLFQRYHSFLYKYLLKLTLDEDLCSELCQEAMMKCYVNLSSYKNEAKFSTWMISIASRLYMDYLRKQKREKSSLQRIKKALSHQLQWKAKYKGVEWSEMFSDFNELDSRFRIPVLLRHYYGYTYDEIAHMLNMRAGTVKSRVNKGVNILRKEWKE, encoded by the coding sequence TTGGAACAAGATGATTTCATCCTTGTCCAAAAAGCATTACAAGGTGATGATGATGCCTTTTCATTATTATTTCAGCGCTATCATTCATTTTTATATAAATACCTTTTAAAGCTGACATTAGATGAGGACTTATGCAGTGAATTGTGTCAGGAAGCAATGATGAAGTGTTACGTGAATCTTTCTTCATACAAAAATGAAGCAAAGTTTTCGACTTGGATGATATCCATTGCTTCAAGACTGTACATGGATTATTTGCGTAAGCAAAAACGTGAAAAAAGCAGTCTTCAGCGAATAAAGAAGGCTTTATCGCATCAGCTTCAGTGGAAAGCTAAATACAAAGGAGTGGAGTGGAGCGAGATGTTTTCCGATTTTAATGAACTCGATTCACGCTTTCGAATTCCTGTCTTGCTTCGACATTATTACGGATATACATACGATGAGATTGCCCATATGCTGAATATGCGAGCAGGAACGGTCAAATCAAGAGTAAATAAAGGAGTAAATATACTGAGAAAGGAGTGGAAAGAATGA
- a CDS encoding lipid II flippase Amj family protein produces the protein MMEKLLIICVFVGIIHMIETLAYSVRLAGLKTGKLVVALSLFNIIVIVSRTANMVQAPLTGKLGDAVQSKEDLSLLLHQLQTILLAASIGTIAGALLIPSFVSIFSRMISHLEVAGSVPKMMKNITSIHTLEKAKKHVKRPRWIMLSQLRIGGVPKRLLLLNLMATTIYTVGVLSTLYASTLEPTLSKSILMSSGLINGLAMITLAVFVDPQVAILTEKVMKGESTKQSMNKMVGTLVISRLCGTVCAQILLVPAALYIAWICKLIP, from the coding sequence ATGATGGAAAAATTACTGATTATTTGTGTATTTGTAGGAATTATTCACATGATTGAAACACTAGCCTACTCTGTGAGACTCGCGGGCTTGAAAACTGGAAAACTAGTCGTGGCCCTATCTCTTTTTAATATTATTGTCATCGTTTCAAGAACAGCTAATATGGTGCAAGCTCCGCTGACCGGCAAATTAGGAGATGCGGTCCAGTCTAAAGAAGATTTGTCCCTTCTACTTCATCAGCTTCAAACTATCTTGCTCGCGGCCTCTATTGGGACAATCGCAGGTGCTCTTTTAATTCCTAGCTTTGTATCAATCTTCTCTCGCATGATTTCACACTTAGAAGTAGCAGGATCTGTACCCAAAATGATGAAAAACATTACTTCCATACATACCCTTGAGAAAGCAAAAAAACACGTGAAGCGTCCTAGGTGGATTATGCTGTCTCAGCTGCGAATAGGCGGAGTGCCCAAGCGATTGCTTCTTTTAAATTTAATGGCTACGACCATTTATACAGTAGGTGTTCTTTCCACTCTTTATGCTTCTACGCTCGAGCCTACTCTTTCTAAATCGATTCTGATGTCTTCTGGTCTTATTAACGGACTAGCGATGATTACCCTTGCAGTGTTTGTAGATCCGCAAGTAGCCATTCTAACTGAAAAGGTAATGAAAGGTGAATCGACTAAGCAATCTATGAATAAAATGGTTGGTACACTCGTCATCTCTCGTTTATGCGGGACAGTATGTGCCCAGATTCTCTTAGTCCCCGCTGCTCTTTATATTGCGTGGATTTGTAAATTAATTCCTTAG
- a CDS encoding DUF6501 family protein: MIHLEWNDRPTIKQVKCIHTDAKKFVVENVLTAGKTYDVKNETEEFYFVVDNTGQVGGFYKEYFEG; encoded by the coding sequence ATGATTCATTTAGAATGGAACGATCGTCCAACAATTAAACAAGTAAAATGCATACATACAGATGCAAAAAAATTCGTGGTTGAAAATGTTTTAACAGCAGGAAAAACATATGATGTAAAAAACGAAACAGAAGAATTTTATTTTGTTGTTGATAACACTGGCCAAGTCGGCGGCTTTTATAAAGAATACTTTGAAGGCTAA
- a CDS encoding YxlC family protein produces the protein MREENDNQSLHSLKKDWEQLESLASHERISLHTIQEQLLIQKQKQKKAFGKELCLFTLTALVILTVMATAILQIPALFIAIEVIGIIVAPLSFIVFHYKRKKEMFL, from the coding sequence ATGAGGGAAGAAAATGACAATCAGTCCTTACATTCTTTAAAAAAAGATTGGGAGCAGCTAGAGAGTTTAGCAAGTCATGAACGTATTTCTCTTCATACAATTCAAGAACAGCTTCTCATTCAAAAACAAAAGCAGAAAAAAGCTTTCGGGAAAGAGTTATGCTTATTTACATTAACAGCACTTGTTATTTTAACGGTAATGGCAACGGCTATTTTACAAATACCTGCCTTATTTATCGCCATTGAGGTAATTGGCATCATTGTTGCGCCTCTTTCTTTTATCGTTTTTCACTATAAACGAAAAAAGGAGATGTTTTTATAA
- a CDS encoding transcriptional regulator, with protein MNEKWIIVLFISPFLLLQSFLLFINAKKRGAHPWFWGIWGLIQIPMPTLFYWFFIIWLPARKKGGCK; from the coding sequence ATGAATGAAAAATGGATTATTGTGCTGTTTATTTCACCATTTCTCCTTCTTCAAAGCTTTCTACTTTTTATCAATGCAAAAAAACGCGGCGCCCATCCATGGTTTTGGGGAATATGGGGACTGATTCAAATTCCAATGCCAACGCTTTTTTATTGGTTTTTTATTATTTGGCTTCCAGCACGAAAAAAAGGGGGATGTAAATGA
- a CDS encoding PLD nuclease N-terminal domain-containing protein: MKDINWLLIAPILFLQLLLMIPALISCIKQEETNGPKWLWGLIILCVSTVGPVLYFVLGRKKQ; the protein is encoded by the coding sequence ATGAAGGACATTAACTGGTTGTTAATTGCTCCAATTCTATTCTTACAATTGCTTTTAATGATTCCAGCGTTAATAAGCTGCATAAAGCAAGAAGAGACAAACGGACCAAAATGGTTATGGGGACTCATCATTTTATGTGTAAGTACAGTCGGTCCCGTTTTATATTTTGTTTTAGGACGTAAAAAACAGTGA
- a CDS encoding ABC transporter ATP-binding protein, whose translation MFMQVEGLTKTYRNITVVDNLSFNLDKGKCAALLGPNGAGKTTTLHMIAGLTAPNKGKISFEDKQHQDVRSFIGFLPQHPTFFNWMTPQQYLTFLGLLSNISKNVLSQRIDEVLETVGLKGKEKQKIAGFSGGMKQRLGLAQALLHKPELLILDEPVSALDPEGRKDVLMIIETLKKDTTILFSTHILHDAEQICDNMIMIKNGRMKWNGTKSSLRQEFADPAFTIETEERLPASFSSLPSEQVLFHSPYKATVSVKDTSQQQLLLQLLVDQQANLVLFERKQHSLEDVYLEVMNK comes from the coding sequence ATGTTTATGCAAGTAGAAGGACTGACAAAAACGTACCGTAATATAACCGTTGTAGATAACCTTTCATTTAATCTCGATAAAGGAAAATGTGCAGCATTGTTAGGCCCTAATGGTGCAGGTAAGACGACTACTTTGCATATGATTGCAGGTCTTACTGCACCTAATAAAGGGAAAATTTCTTTTGAAGATAAACAGCATCAAGACGTACGATCATTTATTGGCTTTCTGCCGCAGCATCCTACGTTTTTTAATTGGATGACGCCTCAGCAGTATTTAACTTTTTTAGGCCTTTTATCTAACATTTCAAAAAATGTGCTTTCTCAACGAATAGATGAAGTACTTGAAACGGTAGGTTTAAAAGGAAAGGAAAAGCAGAAAATTGCAGGCTTTTCTGGAGGAATGAAACAACGTTTGGGCTTAGCACAAGCCTTGTTACATAAACCTGAACTGCTAATTTTAGATGAACCCGTTTCGGCTTTGGATCCTGAAGGCAGAAAAGATGTCCTAATGATTATCGAAACATTAAAAAAAGATACGACCATCCTTTTTTCAACTCACATTTTGCATGATGCGGAACAAATATGCGATAACATGATTATGATTAAAAACGGACGCATGAAATGGAATGGAACAAAGAGTTCGCTGCGCCAAGAGTTTGCGGATCCTGCTTTTACGATTGAAACAGAAGAAAGGCTCCCTGCATCATTTAGCAGTCTGCCAAGTGAACAGGTGCTGTTTCATTCTCCTTATAAAGCCACTGTAAGTGTAAAAGATACATCTCAGCAGCAGCTGCTGCTTCAACTGCTTGTTGATCAACAAGCAAATCTTGTTTTATTTGAACGAAAACAGCATTCTCTCGAAGATGTGTATCTAGAGGTGATGAATAAATGA